A genomic region of Salvelinus namaycush isolate Seneca chromosome 7, SaNama_1.0, whole genome shotgun sequence contains the following coding sequences:
- the LOC120050519 gene encoding integral membrane protein GPR180-like, protein MYPLMFTRTAFLLCIPATFGKTVSGVFKSDAAREQNGQYITKFMYNVGSGLVVCRLENAPLATEKESRLLFFPEMEDGFDIDNLSCHDRLSKAQLSIRLSEEEHNQSIPHLHSPTAWMALYADRYTCGEGGIIPAHGDLTFTILLFNPDSAGNPLEHFSAEESGLHSFYCLLILAYFVASCIYIQPLWMALRKGGPMQTVLKVLSTALALQGISALFNYIHLARYARDGVGIPVMGSLAEFCDMVSQVSMLYMLLSLCVGWTLSKNRKPQSRPLQWDSSPASKALAMGGVATQGALLLWEQYEETEHHSYHAQRSIAGLLLISLRIILALLLASVLYTIISTERSALKRDFYLSFAKGCFIWFLCHPVLVLVSVVFNEHQREKVVTIGVILCQAISVVILYQLFLSRSLYWEVSSLSSVSLPLTMSRGGRGRY, encoded by the exons ATGTATCCGTTAATGTTCACACGTACAGCCTTCTTACTATGCATTCCAGCTACATTTGGAAAAACTGTGTCGGGAGTTTTCAAGAGCGATGCAGCCAGAGAGCAGAATGGACAGTACATCACAAAATTCATGTACAACG TGGGTAGTGGTCTGGTGGTGTGCAGGCTGGAGAATGCTCCcctggccacggagaaggagtcCAGACTGCTATTCTTCCCGGAGATGGAGGACGGCTTCGACATCGACAACCTCAGCTGCCACGACCGCCTCTCCAAGGCACAGCTCTCCA tcCGTCTGAGTGAGGAGGAGCACAACCAGAGCATCCCCCACCTTCACTCCCCCACGGCCTGGATGGCGCTGTATGCAGACCGCTACACCTGCGGGGAGGGGGGCATCATCCCTGCCCACGGGGACCTGACCTTCACCATCCTGCTGTTCAACCCTGACTCGGCAGGCAACCCCCTGGAACACTTCAGCGCTGAGGAATCAG GCCTGCATAGTTTCTACTGTCTGCTGATCCTGGCCTACTTTGTGGCATCCTGTATCTACATTCAGCCTCTGTGGATGGCCCTGAGAAAGGGTGGGCCCATGCAAACGGTGCTGAAGGTGCTCTCCACAGCCTTGGCCCTACAGGGGATCTCTGCCCTCTTCAACTACATCCACCTGGCCAG GTATGCCAGGGATGGAGTGGGCATTCCTGTCATGGGCAGCTTGGCAGAGT TCTGTGACATGGTATCCCAGGTGTCCATGCTGTACATGCTGCTGAGTCTATGTGTGGGCTGGACCCTGAGCAAGAACAGGAAGCCCCAGAGCAGACCTCTCCAGTGGGACTCCTCCCCCGCCTCCAAAGCCCTCGCTATGGGAGGGGTCGCCACACAG GGGGCGCTACTGCTGTGGGAGCAGTATGAGGAGACGGAGCACCACAGCTACCATGCCCAGCGCAGCATAGCAGGTCTGTTACTCATTTCTCTACGTATCATCCTGGCCTTGTTGCTGGCCTCTGTGCTCTACACCATCATCAGCACAGAGAGGAGCGCCCTCAAGAGAGACTTCTATCTCAGCTTCGCCAAG GGTTGTTTTATCTGGTTCCTGTGCCACCCTGTGCTGGTCCTAGTCTCTGTGGTCTTCAACGAGCATCAGAGAGAAAAG GTTGTGACAATCGGTGTGATTCTATGCCAGGCTATCTCGGTGGTGATCCTCTACCAGCTTTTCCTGTCCCGTAGCTTATACTGGGAAgtatcttctctctcctctgtctcactACCCCTCACCATGTCCAGAGGGGGCCGGGGACGCTACTGA